A genomic region of Acidobacteriota bacterium contains the following coding sequences:
- the pglX gene encoding BREX-2 system adenine-specific DNA-methyltransferase PglX: MIDRKGLLSDLTKLLRHLQDDIRRRCDDQSDVDRSARAEWTFTREAGRTADDYTVWRDGWITQAAAAWILGTVFVRFMEDNDLISPPLISGPGEHLAVARDCRTYYFNERPADSDREYLLHVFTTVSKLPAAADIFDSRHNPIWKLGPTGDGATQLLEFWQRIDPASGTLAHDFTDPALDTRFLGDLYQDLSEDARKKYALLQTPEFVEEFILDRTLTPAIEEFGYREVRLIDPACGSGHFLLGAFRRLLDLSQRHEPAVNVRELARRVLANVCGVDVNPFAVAIARFRLLVAALRACGIARLDQAPAFPLNVYTGDSLLHGKRFSGEGELQMSLHEEDPVRRALATEDAEALNRVLGQQYHAVVGNPPYITVKDKALNEAYRNRYHSCYRQYSLAVPFMERIFELALPGERAGFVGMVTANSFMKRAFGKELIEKYMPRWDVSHVIDTSGAYIPGHGTPTVILFGRNRQPDASTIRAVLGIRGEAQAPDDAAKGSVWSAILAQLDLAGSESHFVSVADVQRERFHVHPWTLGGGGAADLKELLDSGSARRLSEVVHSIGFASFPGADEVFVADLSALRRARVTTSYIKEFVTGESVRDWCIATSQAAFVPYDESLSPIALDLNAPWARRTWLFRTVVNGTLSFGGRTRADQGDDWWTWYRWVAEKYRTPLSISFAEVASHNHFVLDRGGKAFKQTAPVIKLPAGATEDDHLALLGLLNSSTGCFWMKQALHDKGGGGIGGGLATEKWEHFFVHNAGGLSGFPLPPGQPLSLASALDWKAVELGSLRLSLGDVERWESKDALAARRRGYGELLTKMQMLQEELDWEVYGLYGLLTGDYCYHPQDMPGIRVGERAFEIVMARKMVAGELETTWFERHGSTPITDFPSDWPEAYRKVVERRIALIEADKWIGLIEQPEYKRRWNTESWDVQQERALRSWLLGRLESSAYWPSVELTTCGQLAERAKRDAEFMEVAEAYRGHADFDVLKLVTELVMDEAVPYSPGQCYKESGQRKRDVWERTWEAQRREDAIDARIDLPEGHEHRLTAERAKVLKASEIGDIQVPPKYISADFKSGPFWRLRGKLDVPKERFISYPGASRETDPSPVVAWAGWDHLRRAQALSAYYVFVKEQDGWSAERLQRLLAGLRELLPWVKQWHNDVDPETGLRLGDYFADFVDAEERALAGRG; encoded by the coding sequence ATGATCGACCGAAAGGGCCTTCTCTCCGATCTTACGAAGCTCCTCCGCCACCTCCAGGATGACATCCGGCGTCGGTGTGACGACCAGTCGGACGTCGATCGTTCAGCGCGTGCCGAATGGACCTTTACGCGCGAGGCGGGCCGGACGGCAGACGACTACACGGTCTGGCGCGACGGATGGATCACGCAGGCGGCCGCTGCGTGGATTCTCGGAACCGTGTTCGTGCGGTTTATGGAGGACAACGATCTGATCTCGCCGCCGCTCATCTCAGGGCCCGGCGAGCATCTTGCGGTTGCCCGCGATTGCCGCACGTACTACTTCAATGAGCGGCCGGCCGACTCGGACCGCGAGTACCTACTGCACGTTTTCACGACCGTCTCGAAGCTCCCGGCCGCGGCCGACATCTTCGACAGTCGCCACAATCCCATCTGGAAACTCGGGCCGACAGGTGATGGGGCGACCCAGCTGTTGGAATTCTGGCAGCGAATTGACCCGGCAAGCGGAACCCTCGCGCACGATTTTACGGACCCTGCCCTTGACACGAGGTTTCTCGGTGATTTGTACCAGGACCTATCAGAGGATGCGCGCAAGAAGTATGCGCTCCTCCAGACGCCGGAGTTCGTCGAGGAGTTCATCCTGGACCGCACGCTGACTCCCGCCATCGAGGAGTTCGGCTATCGCGAGGTACGCTTGATCGATCCCGCGTGTGGTTCAGGGCACTTCCTGCTCGGGGCGTTCCGGCGGCTCCTCGATCTCAGCCAGCGACACGAGCCAGCGGTGAACGTACGCGAGCTGGCTCGCAGGGTTCTGGCGAACGTGTGCGGTGTGGATGTCAACCCGTTTGCGGTCGCCATTGCGCGATTCCGGCTGCTGGTTGCGGCGCTTCGCGCGTGCGGGATTGCACGTCTGGATCAGGCGCCGGCGTTCCCGCTCAACGTCTACACTGGCGATTCACTGCTCCATGGGAAACGGTTCTCGGGCGAGGGCGAACTCCAGATGTCGTTGCACGAGGAAGACCCGGTCCGGCGTGCGCTAGCGACCGAAGACGCCGAAGCGCTGAATCGTGTGCTCGGGCAGCAGTACCATGCGGTCGTTGGGAACCCGCCATACATCACCGTCAAGGACAAGGCGCTCAACGAGGCGTACCGCAACCGCTATCACTCCTGCTACAGGCAGTACTCGCTTGCAGTCCCGTTCATGGAGCGGATTTTCGAACTCGCGCTGCCCGGTGAACGAGCGGGCTTCGTGGGAATGGTGACCGCCAACTCGTTCATGAAGCGGGCATTCGGCAAGGAACTTATCGAGAAGTACATGCCCCGCTGGGACGTCAGTCACGTCATCGACACATCGGGGGCGTACATCCCTGGCCACGGCACCCCAACCGTCATCCTGTTCGGGCGGAACCGCCAGCCGGACGCGTCGACGATTCGCGCTGTACTGGGTATACGTGGCGAGGCACAAGCGCCGGACGATGCCGCCAAGGGCAGTGTGTGGTCGGCGATACTTGCACAGCTTGATCTGGCCGGGTCCGAGAGTCATTTCGTCAGCGTCGCGGACGTGCAGCGGGAACGGTTCCACGTTCATCCGTGGACCCTGGGAGGTGGTGGGGCAGCGGATCTCAAAGAGCTTCTTGACAGTGGCTCAGCTCGGCGACTTTCTGAGGTTGTCCACTCGATTGGATTTGCCAGTTTTCCCGGCGCGGATGAGGTGTTTGTTGCGGATCTGTCCGCACTGCGACGGGCGCGGGTCACGACGTCCTATATCAAGGAGTTCGTTACAGGAGAGTCTGTCCGCGATTGGTGCATTGCAACGAGCCAGGCGGCATTCGTTCCATATGACGAATCTCTTTCTCCGATAGCCCTGGACCTCAATGCCCCGTGGGCGAGGCGCACTTGGCTCTTCCGGACGGTCGTCAACGGGACACTGTCGTTCGGCGGAAGAACGCGCGCTGACCAAGGTGACGATTGGTGGACGTGGTATCGGTGGGTGGCTGAGAAGTACCGCACGCCACTTTCGATCTCTTTCGCCGAGGTGGCCAGTCACAATCACTTCGTGCTCGACCGCGGCGGAAAGGCATTCAAGCAGACGGCGCCAGTCATCAAACTGCCGGCGGGGGCCACAGAGGACGATCACCTAGCGTTGCTCGGCCTATTGAACAGTTCGACTGGGTGCTTCTGGATGAAGCAAGCTCTGCATGACAAGGGGGGGGGCGGTATTGGCGGTGGGCTCGCCACCGAGAAATGGGAGCACTTCTTCGTTCACAACGCCGGTGGTCTTTCAGGCTTTCCTCTGCCTCCGGGTCAGCCGCTGAGTCTGGCGTCGGCGCTTGACTGGAAGGCTGTCGAGTTAGGGTCCCTGCGGCTGTCTCTGGGAGATGTTGAACGCTGGGAATCTAAGGATGCGTTGGCGGCTAGGCGCCGTGGCTATGGGGAACTGTTGACCAAGATGCAGATGCTGCAGGAGGAGCTCGACTGGGAAGTCTACGGGTTGTACGGCCTGCTCACTGGTGACTACTGCTATCACCCCCAAGACATGCCGGGGATCCGTGTTGGAGAACGCGCGTTCGAGATTGTGATGGCGCGCAAGATGGTTGCGGGCGAACTCGAGACGACGTGGTTCGAGAGGCATGGATCGACGCCAATCACCGACTTCCCATCGGACTGGCCAGAGGCATATAGAAAGGTAGTTGAGCGCCGAATTGCCCTCATCGAAGCCGACAAATGGATTGGTCTCATTGAGCAGCCTGAATACAAACGGCGATGGAACACTGAATCCTGGGATGTGCAGCAGGAACGTGCTCTTCGCTCGTGGCTTCTCGGCCGCCTAGAGTCGTCCGCGTACTGGCCATCGGTGGAGCTGACCACTTGTGGCCAGCTGGCCGAACGAGCGAAGCGCGACGCTGAGTTCATGGAGGTGGCTGAGGCCTACCGAGGTCATGCGGACTTCGATGTGTTGAAGCTCGTGACTGAGTTGGTGATGGACGAGGCCGTGCCATATTCTCCGGGACAATGCTACAAGGAGTCTGGCCAACGCAAACGGGACGTGTGGGAGCGCACCTGGGAAGCGCAGCGGCGAGAAGATGCAATCGACGCGCGCATTGACTTGCCTGAAGGCCACGAGCATCGTCTGACTGCAGAGCGGGCGAAGGTGCTCAAGGCAAGTGAAATTGGAGACATCCAGGTTCCGCCAAAGTACATCTCCGCGGACTTCAAGTCAGGCCCTTTCTGGCGCCTTCGCGGGAAGCTCGATGTCCCGAAAGAACGATTCATCAGCTACCCGGGCGCGAGTCGCGAGACGGATCCGTCCCCCGTCGTTGCGTGGGCGGGGTGGGACCATTTGAGGCGGGCCCAGGCGTTGTCCGCATACTATGTGTTCGTCAAAGAGCAGGACGGTTGGAGTGCCGAACGCCTGCAGCGGCTCTTGGCGGGGTTGCGCGAGCTTCTGCCGTGGGTGAAGCAGTGGCACAACGATGTGGACCCCGAGACGGGGTTGCGACTAGGCGACTACTTCGCTGACTTCGTGGATGCCGAAGAGCGGGCGCTGGCCGGGCGCGGGTAG